A single Marinobacter sp. es.042 DNA region contains:
- the glgB gene encoding 1,4-alpha-glucan branching protein GlgB produces the protein MDSPTLSEFDLHLFAEGRHWHIYNVLGAHVCRNRGVEGVRFAVWAPHASAVSVAGDFNEWNAGTHPMSLHEGTGVWSCFIPGIGNGALYKFAITTDKGQQILKTDPYGQAFELRPSTAAVVTERGHFGWRDGDWLARRSRWNWQDSPISIYEVHAASWRHHGSGRWLTYRELADQLIPYVLELGFTHIELLPVTEHPLDESWGYQTTGYYAPTSRFGTPDDLRYLVDQCHRHNIGVILDWVPGHFPTDEHALASFDGSALYEHEDPRKGRHQDWGTLIYNYGRHEVRNFLIGSALFWLDAFHIDGLRVDAVASMLYLNYSRKEGEWEPNVHGGHENLEAIEFLRELNQVCQSRFPGTLVCAEESTSWPRVTRPPEIGGLGFNLKWNMGWMHDTLDYLAQDPVYRQYHHDKLTFGLLYAFSENFLLPLSHDEVVHGKGSLINKMTGDEWQQRATLRVLFTYMFSYPGAKLLFMGGEFGQRREWSESRELDWSLLAYPEHQGIKQLVQDLNGIYRREVSLHGACFTPDGFEWIDCHDSPQSVISFLRTAKGETSVIVVNFTPLPRHHYRIGLPEGGNWREIFNSDSEYYGGSNLGNPYPMPADAQPWMNREWSVELTLPPLGAIILRPAL, from the coding sequence ATGGACAGTCCAACGCTCAGCGAATTCGACCTCCACCTCTTTGCCGAGGGTCGCCACTGGCACATTTACAACGTGCTCGGTGCCCATGTCTGCAGGAACCGAGGTGTGGAAGGTGTCCGGTTTGCAGTCTGGGCGCCCCACGCCAGCGCAGTCAGTGTTGCCGGAGACTTTAACGAGTGGAACGCGGGCACCCATCCCATGTCTTTGCATGAAGGCACTGGGGTCTGGTCCTGCTTTATCCCGGGCATCGGTAACGGCGCTCTCTATAAATTCGCCATCACGACGGACAAAGGCCAGCAGATCCTGAAAACCGATCCCTACGGACAGGCTTTCGAGCTAAGGCCCTCCACAGCTGCTGTAGTAACCGAGCGCGGCCACTTTGGCTGGCGCGATGGCGACTGGCTGGCCCGGCGGAGTCGCTGGAACTGGCAGGATTCGCCCATTTCCATCTATGAGGTTCATGCGGCCTCCTGGCGCCACCATGGTTCGGGTCGATGGCTGACCTATCGGGAACTGGCGGACCAACTCATTCCCTATGTGCTCGAACTTGGCTTCACCCACATTGAACTGTTGCCGGTCACCGAACACCCCCTGGATGAATCCTGGGGATACCAGACCACGGGCTACTACGCGCCCACCAGTCGGTTCGGTACGCCGGACGATCTTCGTTATCTGGTGGACCAATGCCACCGGCACAACATCGGCGTGATTCTGGACTGGGTACCGGGACATTTCCCGACCGATGAACATGCCCTTGCCAGCTTTGATGGCAGCGCGCTATACGAGCATGAAGATCCCCGCAAAGGGCGTCATCAGGACTGGGGCACGCTCATCTACAACTATGGCCGGCATGAGGTGCGGAACTTCCTGATCGGCAGCGCGTTGTTCTGGCTGGACGCCTTTCATATCGACGGGCTCAGGGTGGATGCGGTGGCTTCCATGCTTTACCTCAACTACTCCCGCAAGGAAGGCGAGTGGGAACCCAACGTGCATGGAGGCCATGAAAACCTCGAAGCCATTGAGTTCCTGCGGGAATTGAACCAGGTCTGCCAGAGCCGCTTCCCCGGAACGCTGGTCTGTGCGGAAGAATCGACCTCCTGGCCACGTGTAACCCGGCCACCGGAAATTGGCGGACTCGGGTTCAACCTGAAATGGAACATGGGCTGGATGCACGACACCCTGGACTATCTGGCGCAGGATCCGGTGTATCGTCAGTATCATCACGACAAGCTGACCTTTGGGCTGCTCTACGCGTTCTCGGAGAATTTCCTGCTGCCGCTTTCCCACGACGAAGTGGTCCATGGCAAAGGTAGCCTGATCAACAAAATGACCGGCGACGAATGGCAACAAAGGGCTACCTTGAGGGTGCTTTTTACCTACATGTTCAGTTATCCGGGCGCCAAGCTTCTTTTCATGGGTGGTGAATTCGGGCAGCGACGGGAGTGGAGTGAATCCCGGGAACTGGACTGGTCGCTGCTGGCCTACCCGGAGCATCAGGGTATTAAACAGCTGGTTCAGGACCTGAACGGTATCTACCGGCGGGAGGTCTCATTACATGGCGCCTGCTTCACGCCGGATGGTTTCGAGTGGATCGACTGCCATGATTCCCCCCAGTCAGTGATCAGTTTCCTGCGCACCGCCAAGGGCGAAACCTCGGTGATTGTTGTTAATTTCACACCCTTGCCCAGACACCACTATCGGATCGGCCTGCCTGAAGGTGGCAACTGGCGGGAAATTTTTAATTCCGATTCAGAGTATTACGGTGGGAGTAATCTGGGAAATCCCTACCCCATGCCTGCGGATGCCCAGCCCTGGATGAACCGTGAGTGGTCCGTGGAGCTGACCCTGCCACCACTGGGCGCGATCATTCTGAGGCCGGCTTTATGA
- the glgC gene encoding glucose-1-phosphate adenylyltransferase has product MHTAQRFVSRLTRQTLALVLAGGRGSRLHDLTKWRAKPAVPFGGKFRIIDFPLSNCINSGIGQVGVITQYKSHSLIRHIQRGWGFLRGELDEFVELLPAQQRIETSWYEGTADAVLQNLDIIRSHRPEYVLILAGDHVYKMDYGTMLAHHVENDADITVGCIEVPLDEASAFGVMSVDDELRVTEFVEKPEQPKPMPGQPGKALASMGIYVFSTQVLFDELMRDQQMDGESSHDFGKDIIPSVIKRLRVVAFPFRNPVENKPAYWRDVGTVDALWQANLELIGISPELNLYDSHWPIWTYQEQLPPAKFVFDDDNRRGMAVDSMVAGGCIVSGALVKHSLLFSQVKIHSYSEISDSVIYPDVEIGRHCHIRNALIDRGCRIPEGMRIGFDEADDRKRFHVSPKGIVLITPEMLGQDYPHGL; this is encoded by the coding sequence ATGCATACGGCCCAGCGTTTCGTCAGTCGTCTCACTCGCCAGACTCTCGCATTGGTACTTGCCGGAGGGCGGGGCTCCAGGCTCCACGACCTCACCAAATGGCGTGCCAAGCCGGCGGTGCCCTTTGGCGGTAAATTCCGGATTATCGATTTTCCACTCTCGAACTGCATCAACTCTGGCATCGGCCAGGTTGGTGTGATCACCCAGTACAAATCCCATTCTCTGATCCGCCATATCCAGCGAGGCTGGGGGTTCCTCCGTGGAGAACTGGATGAATTCGTGGAGCTTTTGCCGGCACAGCAGCGTATCGAAACCTCCTGGTATGAGGGCACGGCAGACGCTGTGCTTCAGAACCTAGACATCATTCGCAGCCACCGGCCGGAGTATGTGCTGATTCTTGCGGGTGATCACGTGTACAAGATGGACTACGGCACCATGCTGGCCCATCACGTGGAGAATGATGCCGATATAACCGTTGGCTGTATCGAAGTACCTCTCGATGAAGCCTCAGCATTCGGGGTAATGTCGGTAGATGACGAGTTGAGGGTCACCGAGTTCGTCGAGAAGCCAGAACAGCCCAAGCCAATGCCGGGCCAGCCCGGAAAGGCGCTGGCATCCATGGGCATCTATGTGTTCAGCACCCAGGTGCTCTTCGACGAACTCATGCGCGACCAGCAGATGGATGGCGAATCGTCTCACGATTTCGGCAAGGACATCATTCCCTCCGTGATCAAGCGTCTGCGGGTGGTCGCCTTCCCGTTCCGTAATCCGGTTGAGAACAAGCCGGCCTATTGGCGCGATGTGGGCACCGTTGACGCACTCTGGCAGGCAAACCTGGAGCTGATCGGAATCAGCCCGGAGCTCAATCTCTACGATTCGCACTGGCCGATATGGACCTATCAGGAACAGCTGCCGCCGGCCAAGTTTGTTTTCGATGATGACAATCGACGGGGCATGGCTGTGGACTCAATGGTAGCCGGCGGCTGTATTGTATCCGGCGCTCTGGTGAAGCATTCCCTGTTATTTTCGCAAGTTAAGATTCATTCCTATAGTGAAATCTCGGATTCGGTTATCTACCCGGATGTCGAGATTGGCCGTCACTGCCACATCCGCAATGCCTTGATTGATCGTGGCTGCCGCATCCCCGAAGGGATGAGGATAGGATTCGACGAGGCCGATGACCGGAAGCGGTTTCATGTATCGCCCAAAGGTATTGTGCTGATCACGCCCGAGATGCTCGGGCAGGATTATCCCCATGGTCTCTGA
- a CDS encoding glycoside hydrolase family 57 protein, with the protein MVSDTKTPVVLCWHMHQPSYQDMRTDQFLFPWVYLHTIKDYSDMAAHLEANPDARAVVNFAPVLLEQIETYLIQIEKWRHGAGEIGDPLLAALVAEQLPETGTPAFLGLIEKSLRANRERIINRYPAYAQLAELAEVYREKPELQRYISSRFLSDLLVWYHLGWMGETIRRSSHCIQSLQEKGHNFSMDDRKALLDVIFDVLSGIGPRYRHLAQKGQVELSVSPYTHAMLPLLIDLGAAREAMPDIALPAHSHYPEGEARAAWQLQQARAVFQRFFGVDPSGCWASEGGLSQATLALLDQHQFRWTASGDSVVHNSLNLARQDNPDLPDAGIHQPYTFGESDTAVFFRDDGLSDLIGFTYADWHARDAVGDLVHHMENIAGQAKGKTKPVISVIMDGENAWEYYPENGFHFLDELYRVLANHPRLKLTTYADLLANPVAAPVHLPHLVAGSWIYGTFSTWIGDPDKNRAWDLLCEAKTHFDRVMDNGSLNSEQKAAAMQQLAICEGSDWFWWFGDYNPAQIVSDFEHLYRRHLVNLYEMIGYPAPPSVFQKLSQGSGEPARGGTMRPGHEADTPA; encoded by the coding sequence ATGGTCTCTGACACCAAAACACCGGTTGTACTCTGCTGGCACATGCACCAGCCGTCTTATCAGGATATGCGCACCGATCAGTTCCTGTTTCCCTGGGTGTACCTTCATACCATCAAGGATTACAGCGACATGGCGGCGCATCTGGAAGCAAATCCGGACGCCAGGGCGGTAGTCAATTTTGCCCCGGTTCTGCTTGAGCAGATCGAAACCTACCTGATCCAGATTGAAAAATGGCGCCATGGCGCCGGCGAGATCGGCGATCCTTTGCTCGCAGCGCTGGTTGCAGAACAGTTACCGGAAACCGGCACGCCTGCGTTTCTGGGATTGATCGAAAAATCGCTGCGGGCCAACCGGGAACGGATCATCAACCGGTATCCGGCCTACGCGCAATTGGCGGAGCTTGCAGAGGTTTACCGCGAAAAGCCCGAGCTGCAGAGATACATCTCAAGCCGGTTTCTTTCCGACTTGCTGGTTTGGTACCACCTTGGCTGGATGGGCGAAACCATCCGCAGAAGCAGCCATTGCATCCAGAGCCTTCAGGAGAAAGGCCACAATTTTTCGATGGATGACAGGAAGGCTCTTCTCGACGTGATTTTTGATGTGTTATCCGGCATCGGCCCAAGGTACCGGCATCTTGCGCAAAAAGGGCAGGTTGAGCTATCTGTCAGCCCCTATACCCATGCCATGCTCCCTCTGTTGATCGACCTGGGTGCTGCCCGCGAGGCCATGCCGGATATCGCTTTGCCAGCCCACAGCCATTACCCGGAGGGTGAAGCGCGCGCCGCATGGCAACTCCAGCAGGCCAGGGCCGTTTTTCAGCGCTTCTTCGGTGTTGATCCCTCCGGCTGCTGGGCTTCCGAGGGTGGTCTCAGCCAGGCCACACTGGCCCTGCTGGATCAACATCAATTCCGATGGACTGCCAGCGGTGATTCTGTGGTGCACAACAGCCTCAATCTGGCCCGGCAGGACAACCCGGATTTGCCCGATGCCGGGATTCACCAGCCCTATACGTTCGGCGAATCGGATACCGCCGTCTTCTTCCGTGACGACGGTCTGTCGGATCTGATCGGTTTTACTTACGCAGACTGGCACGCCAGGGATGCCGTTGGCGACCTGGTGCATCACATGGAAAACATTGCGGGGCAGGCCAAGGGTAAGACCAAGCCAGTGATTTCCGTGATCATGGATGGCGAAAATGCCTGGGAGTATTACCCCGAGAACGGTTTTCACTTCCTCGACGAGCTCTATCGGGTACTGGCGAACCACCCCCGGCTCAAATTGACCACATATGCCGATCTGTTGGCGAACCCGGTAGCCGCACCGGTTCATTTGCCGCATCTTGTGGCCGGCAGCTGGATTTACGGTACGTTCTCCACCTGGATCGGTGACCCGGACAAGAACCGGGCCTGGGATCTGCTCTGTGAAGCCAAAACCCACTTCGACCGGGTGATGGACAACGGCAGCCTAAATTCGGAGCAGAAAGCAGCCGCCATGCAGCAACTGGCCATCTGCGAAGGGTCCGACTGGTTCTGGTGGTTTGGTGACTATAACCCGGCCCAGATCGTGAGCGACTTTGAACATCTGTATCGCCGCCACCTCGTCAACCTCTATGAAATGATCGGCTACCCGGCGCCGCCATCTGTGTTCCAGAAGCTCAGCCAGGGCAGCGGGGAACCAGCTCGCGGCGGCACCATGCGTCCGGGCCATGAGGCGGATACTCCTGCATGA
- the malQ gene encoding 4-alpha-glucanotransferase, giving the protein MTSANDKDLFSARRAGVLLHPTCLPGSLGVLGAGARRFVDFLADSGITVWQTLPIGPTHQDLSPYQSLSAHAGNQDFIDLAELLQTGLLADAELAQPIAESRQQLLAIAAQRFYEGHATGRKGLDLAGFEAFRARNDYWLDDFCLFCAIREVQESPGWLQWPEHLRDREPASLQAFVDENQARLARIRFEQFLFNHQWQALRDYARSRDVLLFGDIPIFVAQDSADVWANRQFFKLDARGESTVVAGVPPDYFSEEGQHWGNPIYNWQVMAEDGYQWWLERLESQRHLFDLIRIDHFRGLQAYWEIPAEAPQPRNGYWVPGPSDHFLQACFDRFPDLPLVAENLGIISDDVEELRHRFRLPGMTVMQFGFDGSPNNPHLLHNHQPRDLVYTGTHDNDTTLGWYRSLDDRTRHYVNDYLATSGEGMPWPVIEAAFRSVCSLAVVPMQDFLGLGTEARFNTPGTITSNWTWQLDWNFPEKDLSKTIAEAVKRHGRLPPG; this is encoded by the coding sequence ATGACTTCAGCGAACGACAAGGATCTGTTCAGTGCTCGACGGGCCGGTGTACTGCTTCACCCGACCTGCCTGCCCGGAAGCCTCGGTGTTCTGGGCGCCGGCGCCCGCCGGTTCGTCGATTTTCTGGCCGACAGTGGCATTACCGTCTGGCAGACACTGCCTATTGGACCAACACATCAGGATCTTTCACCGTACCAATCCCTGAGTGCCCACGCGGGCAACCAGGATTTCATTGATCTCGCTGAACTGCTGCAGACTGGACTGCTGGCCGACGCTGAACTGGCCCAGCCCATCGCCGAATCCCGCCAGCAGCTGCTGGCTATCGCCGCCCAACGGTTTTACGAGGGCCATGCCACAGGCCGGAAGGGCCTTGATCTGGCCGGATTTGAAGCTTTCCGGGCAAGGAATGATTACTGGCTGGATGATTTCTGTCTGTTTTGCGCAATCCGGGAGGTTCAGGAGTCGCCAGGCTGGCTCCAATGGCCAGAGCACTTGAGGGATCGGGAGCCGGCTTCCTTGCAGGCCTTTGTCGACGAGAACCAGGCCAGACTGGCTCGGATCAGATTTGAGCAGTTCCTCTTCAACCACCAGTGGCAGGCACTCAGGGACTATGCGCGAAGCCGCGATGTTTTGCTGTTCGGTGATATCCCCATTTTTGTCGCTCAAGACAGCGCCGATGTCTGGGCCAACCGACAGTTTTTCAAACTGGACGCCCGGGGCGAATCCACTGTGGTGGCCGGTGTGCCGCCGGACTATTTTTCCGAGGAGGGGCAGCACTGGGGTAATCCAATCTACAACTGGCAGGTCATGGCAGAAGATGGCTACCAGTGGTGGCTTGAACGGCTCGAAAGCCAGCGCCATCTGTTCGATCTGATCCGGATAGACCATTTTCGGGGGCTTCAGGCCTATTGGGAGATCCCGGCTGAGGCTCCTCAACCACGAAATGGCTATTGGGTTCCCGGCCCCTCTGACCATTTTCTGCAGGCCTGCTTCGACCGGTTCCCGGATTTACCCCTGGTGGCCGAAAACCTCGGCATCATCAGCGATGATGTGGAGGAACTTCGGCATCGCTTCCGGCTGCCAGGGATGACTGTGATGCAGTTTGGCTTCGACGGCAGCCCAAACAATCCGCATCTGCTTCACAATCACCAGCCCCGGGATCTTGTCTACACCGGCACTCACGATAACGATACAACACTGGGGTGGTACCGCAGCCTGGATGATCGCACCCGGCACTATGTAAATGATTATCTTGCAACCAGTGGTGAGGGGATGCCATGGCCGGTAATTGAAGCGGCGTTCCGTTCGGTCTGCTCATTGGCCGTGGTGCCGATGCAGGATTTCCTCGGTCTTGGAACCGAGGCAAGGTTCAATACGCCGGGCACCATTACGAGTAACTGGACATGGCAACTGGACTGGAATTTTCCCGAGAAAGACTTGTCGAAAACTATCGCTGAAGCGGTAAAAAGACATGGGCGCCTTCCTCCGGGCTGA
- a CDS encoding PilZ domain-containing protein: protein MEHRLSKRVQGKLGLLVYKRGMPVATGQIRDASKRGLFIATDYTDVQLNQTVELEFHFPDTQEKRFRRLKAHVVRKSDRGLGVDFEGVENDSFTISSLINWLKNHQMPVNFSVRRKQA, encoded by the coding sequence ATGGAACACAGACTCAGTAAACGCGTACAGGGAAAGCTTGGACTGTTGGTATACAAGCGCGGGATGCCGGTTGCGACCGGGCAGATCCGCGATGCCTCCAAACGCGGTCTGTTCATTGCTACGGACTACACTGACGTTCAGTTAAACCAGACGGTGGAGCTGGAGTTCCATTTTCCTGATACCCAGGAAAAGCGGTTCCGTCGCCTGAAGGCCCATGTGGTGCGGAAATCAGACCGCGGCCTTGGTGTCGATTTTGAAGGCGTCGAGAACGACAGTTTCACAATCTCTTCACTGATCAACTGGCTGAAAAACCACCAGATGCCCGTCAACTTTTCTGTCCGCAGGAAACAAGCATAG
- a CDS encoding SDR family NAD(P)-dependent oxidoreductase has product MERLKGKVAVITGGSVGIGAGTALRMAEEGAAVAILDCQDSEGQALAKQLEGRGLKAGYWHCDVSKEQEVKQVLGAVANTFGSPTVLVNNAGIAGPNKPTHELTEEEWDHVQDVNVKGVFFCTKHAIPHMKKAGVGSIINLSSIYGLVSAPDIPPYHASKGAVRLMSKTDALLYATENIRCNSIHPGFIWTPLVEAHLKTTGQDPEEAKKATAAMHPVGHMGEPDDIAWGAVYLASDESKFVTGSELVIDGGYTAR; this is encoded by the coding sequence ATGGAACGACTTAAAGGTAAAGTGGCCGTGATCACTGGAGGCTCCGTTGGCATCGGAGCCGGAACAGCGCTCCGAATGGCAGAAGAGGGCGCTGCTGTCGCCATTCTCGACTGCCAGGATTCAGAGGGACAGGCCCTGGCTAAACAACTTGAAGGCCGCGGTCTGAAGGCGGGTTACTGGCACTGTGACGTAAGCAAGGAACAAGAGGTCAAACAGGTTCTGGGCGCCGTTGCCAATACCTTCGGTAGCCCGACTGTACTGGTGAACAACGCCGGCATTGCCGGGCCGAACAAGCCGACCCATGAACTCACGGAAGAAGAGTGGGATCATGTTCAGGATGTGAACGTCAAGGGCGTGTTTTTCTGCACCAAGCACGCCATACCCCATATGAAAAAAGCGGGCGTTGGCAGCATTATCAACCTGTCATCCATTTATGGGCTGGTGAGTGCGCCGGATATTCCACCTTATCATGCCTCCAAGGGCGCCGTGCGTTTGATGTCTAAAACCGACGCCCTGTTGTATGCCACTGAAAACATTCGCTGCAATTCCATTCACCCCGGGTTTATATGGACCCCGCTGGTTGAGGCGCACCTCAAAACGACCGGGCAGGACCCGGAGGAAGCTAAAAAGGCCACAGCGGCAATGCATCCTGTCGGCCACATGGGCGAGCCGGATGATATCGCCTGGGGCGCTGTCTATCTCGCCTCCGACGAATCCAAGTTTGTGACCGGCAGTGAACTGGTGATTGATGGCGGTTATACCGCTCGATGA
- the glgP gene encoding alpha-glucan family phosphorylase — protein sequence MTLAAYTPRSLPESLNGLFQLALDLRWTWHHGTDELWRALDSDIWDTTRNAWLVLNSVSGERLEELAADPDFQQRYREQIHAHQAFTEADTWYSTDCPGDLGEGVAYFCMEYGLSESLPLYSGGLGVLAGDFLKASSDLGAPVMAVGLLYQQGYFRQAISTDGEQLEFYPYNDPTMLPVSPLRDADDQWVRVIVPFPGRHVRLRAWKAQVGRCELLLLDSNDPRNEPGDRGITSELYTGDPEKRLQQEMVLGIGGWRLLEQLGKSPSLCHLNEGHCALALIERAFSWQDDHESDFQTARTATRATNLFTTHTSVASGFDHFSRSLLRLYLTPWLEDRDLNVDQLLALGSQPSNPDNQSTDLKLNMALLALNMSGRFNGVSRIHQKVTQTIFQPFFARWPAEDIPADYVTNGIHTPSWDSPESDAIWTRACGKDRWRRPLQSTCPMTDIADEELWEMRRLERARLITYLRRRLASQHCEQNPGNNHEAACGLLLDHETLTLGFARRFTEYKRPDLLLKDQERLLKLLGSRDRPIQIVLAGKAHPYDLPGKDIIRRWKAFSRRPDVEGKVVFIEDYDLGVANQLIQGVDVWLNCPRHPWEACGTSGMKVLVNGGLNLSQYDGWWAEAWNPDVGWAIRPGATFDELSGSNNHDHDLSDMHQLFDLLESEVIPGFYDVDSEGIPRNWVGRMRASMDQLTAAYSANRMVREYVEQFYLPMAEMGSWRSSETARELLGEYREISRHWSRLRFNSFNTSEDSGSQTFTVEVYLDGIDEQRIAVELVAEHSDHGPRTITAMQMKHPLGGSPHTYLYECSVPSRPEGHYTPRLRVRDERLNLPLENPAILWLR from the coding sequence TTGACCCTGGCAGCCTATACCCCGCGGTCCTTGCCGGAATCCCTGAACGGATTGTTCCAGTTGGCGCTGGACCTTCGGTGGACCTGGCATCACGGTACCGATGAGCTCTGGCGCGCTCTTGATTCGGACATCTGGGACACCACCCGGAACGCGTGGCTGGTGTTGAACAGCGTGTCCGGGGAGCGGCTGGAAGAGCTGGCCGCGGACCCCGACTTTCAGCAGCGCTACCGTGAGCAGATTCACGCTCACCAGGCTTTTACAGAGGCTGACACCTGGTATTCGACCGATTGCCCTGGCGATCTGGGCGAGGGTGTTGCCTATTTCTGCATGGAATATGGTCTGAGCGAATCGCTGCCGCTATACAGCGGTGGTCTGGGCGTCCTGGCCGGCGATTTTCTGAAGGCGTCCAGCGATCTGGGTGCACCAGTCATGGCGGTGGGTCTGCTGTACCAGCAGGGCTACTTTCGCCAGGCCATCAGCACCGATGGCGAACAGCTGGAATTCTATCCTTACAACGACCCCACCATGCTGCCCGTCTCGCCCCTGCGGGACGCTGACGACCAGTGGGTGAGGGTGATTGTGCCTTTCCCGGGACGACACGTGCGCCTTCGGGCCTGGAAGGCCCAGGTGGGCCGCTGCGAGCTGTTGCTGCTCGATAGCAACGACCCCCGAAACGAACCGGGCGACCGGGGTATCACCAGCGAACTCTATACCGGTGACCCGGAAAAGCGCCTGCAACAGGAAATGGTATTGGGCATCGGTGGCTGGCGCCTGCTGGAACAACTGGGGAAATCGCCGTCACTCTGCCATCTGAATGAGGGCCACTGCGCCCTGGCTCTGATAGAGAGGGCTTTCAGCTGGCAGGATGACCATGAAAGTGATTTCCAGACGGCTCGAACCGCAACCAGGGCGACCAATCTGTTTACCACGCACACATCGGTGGCGTCCGGCTTTGATCATTTCTCCCGATCGCTATTGCGACTGTATCTGACACCCTGGCTCGAGGACCGCGACCTGAATGTCGATCAATTGCTGGCATTGGGAAGCCAACCCTCCAACCCAGACAATCAGTCGACTGACCTTAAACTCAATATGGCCTTGCTGGCCCTCAATATGAGTGGTCGGTTCAACGGTGTCAGCCGCATTCACCAGAAGGTCACCCAGACCATTTTCCAACCCTTCTTCGCGCGCTGGCCAGCCGAAGACATTCCGGCTGACTATGTGACCAATGGGATCCACACGCCGAGCTGGGATTCTCCGGAATCCGACGCCATCTGGACCCGGGCCTGTGGCAAAGATCGCTGGCGCAGGCCTCTCCAGAGCACCTGCCCGATGACAGACATCGCCGACGAAGAATTATGGGAAATGAGGCGCCTGGAGCGCGCAAGGCTGATTACCTACCTCCGGCGAAGGCTTGCAAGCCAGCATTGCGAACAGAACCCCGGAAACAACCATGAAGCCGCGTGTGGCCTCTTGTTGGACCATGAAACCCTCACGTTGGGCTTTGCCCGCCGGTTTACGGAATACAAGCGACCAGATCTCCTGCTCAAGGATCAGGAGCGCCTGCTCAAACTGCTTGGCAGCCGCGATCGGCCGATTCAGATTGTGCTTGCGGGCAAGGCCCACCCCTACGACCTCCCGGGGAAAGACATCATCCGGCGGTGGAAAGCCTTCTCCCGGCGACCGGATGTCGAGGGCAAGGTGGTGTTTATTGAAGACTACGATCTGGGCGTGGCCAACCAGCTCATCCAGGGCGTGGATGTGTGGCTCAACTGTCCGAGACATCCGTGGGAAGCCTGCGGCACCAGTGGCATGAAGGTACTCGTGAACGGGGGACTGAACCTCTCACAGTACGATGGATGGTGGGCGGAGGCCTGGAACCCGGATGTGGGTTGGGCTATTCGACCCGGCGCCACGTTTGACGAGCTGAGCGGGTCAAACAATCACGACCACGATCTCTCAGACATGCACCAGCTCTTCGATCTGCTGGAGAGCGAGGTGATTCCCGGGTTCTATGACGTCGACAGCGAAGGTATTCCCCGGAACTGGGTCGGGCGTATGCGCGCAAGCATGGATCAACTGACGGCGGCCTATTCCGCCAACCGGATGGTGCGGGAATACGTCGAACAGTTCTATCTACCCATGGCAGAAATGGGAAGCTGGCGCAGCTCCGAGACTGCACGGGAGCTACTTGGTGAATACAGAGAAATCTCCAGGCACTGGTCCCGGTTGCGTTTCAACAGCTTCAATACAAGCGAAGATTCGGGTAGCCAGACTTTCACCGTGGAAGTCTATCTCGATGGAATTGACGAGCAGCGGATTGCAGTAGAGCTTGTGGCAGAGCATTCCGATCATGGCCCAAGAACCATTACAGCCATGCAGATGAAACATCCGCTGGGTGGTTCCCCTCATACTTATCTTTATGAATGCTCAGTGCCTTCACGCCCCGAAGGACACTACACGCCGCGCCTGCGAGTGCGGGATGAGCGCCTGAACCTTCCACTGGAGAACCCCGCCATACTCTGGCTCAGGTAG